Proteins co-encoded in one Sulfuricystis thermophila genomic window:
- a CDS encoding TSUP family transporter: MEQLQFIELNAATVFLLVLIGFIGGMVSGFIGSGGAFVLTPAMMSLGAPTMVAVASNICHKFPKALVGAVKRHKYGQVDVKLGVLLGVFAESGMLYGKHVMTSIKQSFGSAGTDLYVSVVFIVVLAIVGAYVLRDYRRLKRLDQEGILPASEETSKLARWVQAIRVPGTMVYFPSAKAELSLLFVIPIGFFTGMLAATIAVGGFIGVPAMIYLLGVPALMASATELVVAFVMGLGGTIFYGLEGAVDVRLSMLILLGSLFGIQLGAIGTTYVKDYQVKRVMAVIMLTVLFSRFFYLPGYLSELALIEKLSHETVGTLKTLGDSVLAVALILGAVTVLTSLTRGIAEHRKLEMQRELETSLARLAPTAAAIEPAAPLGRILVASDDSEYSRGALTTADALAQTLNAELLVVAVAVVNPEYATAVPELRATALEKATRAAERGLEQTHSSKRGKLIVEADDPYRGIVEAAEEARADLIAIGRRGKRGLARDLIGDATAKVIGHASAPVLVCPRGARFADGPLLAATDGSRHGDAAAWFAGKLAERLGRELIVVSAVLPDQTDARRREAVAAVERVETAFQGTLPKVRGIVASGRAHEAILEAMRQHEAALVVIGSHGRTGIERLLMGSVAERVIGFADRPVLVVR, from the coding sequence ATGGAACAACTCCAGTTCATCGAGCTCAATGCCGCGACGGTCTTCCTGCTCGTCCTGATCGGCTTCATCGGCGGCATGGTCTCTGGCTTCATCGGCTCCGGCGGGGCCTTCGTGCTGACGCCGGCGATGATGTCGCTGGGCGCGCCGACGATGGTGGCGGTGGCCTCGAACATCTGCCACAAGTTCCCCAAGGCGCTGGTCGGCGCGGTCAAGCGCCACAAATATGGCCAAGTCGACGTCAAGCTCGGCGTGCTCCTTGGCGTTTTCGCCGAGTCCGGCATGCTTTATGGCAAGCACGTAATGACCTCGATCAAGCAGAGCTTCGGCTCCGCCGGTACCGATCTCTATGTCTCGGTCGTCTTCATCGTCGTGCTGGCGATCGTCGGCGCCTATGTGCTGCGCGACTACCGGCGGCTCAAGCGGCTCGATCAGGAGGGCATCTTGCCTGCAAGCGAAGAGACGTCCAAGCTTGCCCGCTGGGTGCAAGCGATCCGCGTCCCCGGCACGATGGTTTATTTTCCGAGCGCCAAGGCCGAACTCTCCTTGCTTTTCGTCATTCCGATCGGCTTTTTCACCGGCATGCTCGCCGCGACGATCGCCGTCGGCGGATTCATCGGCGTGCCGGCGATGATCTATCTGCTCGGTGTGCCGGCGCTGATGGCCTCGGCCACCGAGCTCGTCGTCGCCTTCGTGATGGGCCTGGGCGGCACGATCTTCTACGGTCTCGAAGGCGCGGTCGACGTGCGCCTGTCGATGCTGATCCTGCTCGGCTCGCTATTCGGCATCCAGCTCGGCGCGATCGGCACCACCTACGTCAAGGATTACCAGGTCAAGCGGGTGATGGCGGTGATCATGCTCACCGTGCTGTTTTCACGCTTTTTTTACCTGCCCGGCTATCTTTCCGAACTCGCCCTGATCGAGAAGCTTTCCCATGAGACGGTCGGGACGCTGAAAACGCTGGGCGACTCGGTGCTCGCCGTGGCCTTGATTCTCGGCGCGGTGACCGTGCTCACCTCGCTCACCCGCGGCATTGCCGAACACCGCAAACTCGAGATGCAGCGCGAGCTCGAAACCAGCCTTGCCCGTCTCGCCCCCACGGCCGCAGCGATCGAACCGGCCGCCCCCCTCGGTCGCATCCTCGTCGCCAGCGATGATTCAGAGTACAGCCGTGGCGCGCTGACGACGGCCGACGCGCTGGCCCAGACACTGAATGCCGAGTTGCTGGTGGTGGCGGTGGCGGTGGTCAATCCGGAATATGCCACGGCGGTGCCCGAGCTGCGCGCCACCGCCCTCGAAAAAGCGACGAGAGCGGCAGAGAGAGGACTGGAACAGACGCACAGCAGCAAACGCGGCAAGCTCATCGTCGAGGCCGATGATCCTTACCGCGGCATCGTCGAGGCTGCCGAGGAGGCACGCGCCGACCTGATCGCGATCGGCCGCCGTGGCAAGCGGGGGCTGGCGCGCGACCTGATCGGGGACGCCACCGCCAAGGTGATCGGCCATGCCAGCGCGCCGGTGCTGGTTTGTCCGCGCGGCGCGCGTTTCGCCGACGGCCCGCTGCTCGCCGCCACCGACGGCTCACGCCATGGCGATGCGGCGGCCTGGTTTGCCGGCAAGCTGGCCGAACGGCTCGGCCGCGAGCTGATCGTCGTTTCCGCCGTGCTGCCCGACCAAACCGATGCGCGCCGACGCGAGGCGGTCGCCGCCGTCGAGCGCGTCGAGACGGCATTCCAGGGCACGCTGCCGAAGGTGAGAGGGATCGTCGCCAGCGGTCGCGCGCATGAAGCGATCCTCGAGGCGATGCGGCAGCACGAAGCGGCGCTCGTCGTCATCGGCAGCCATGGACGCACCGGCATCGAGCGCCTGCTCATGGGCTCGGTGGCCGAACGGGTGATCGGCTTCGCCGACCGGCCGGTGCTAGTCGTACGGTGA
- a CDS encoding response regulator transcription factor has translation MSAVSPAPSFDTAVLGNNAGMPKPPLKLLIVEDDADLAANLADHFTAQGHFVDIAADGKAGLHLAATENFDAILLDLMLPGIDGIELMRRLREEIGRTTPILVISARDTVAERVAGLAAGADDYLVKPFALAEAEARVLALVRRARQTVAKTRIRCADLVYDSASLRAAYRGRPLDLAPIPLRILEMLMRASPRVVRRGELERALWGNAPTPSDALRSHLYALRSTLAAAGAPDATIETVRGVGWRLAASPADAATD, from the coding sequence GTGAGTGCCGTCTCGCCAGCGCCGAGTTTCGACACGGCGGTCTTGGGCAATAATGCCGGCATGCCGAAACCGCCGTTGAAACTGTTGATCGTCGAAGACGACGCCGATCTTGCCGCCAACCTCGCGGATCACTTCACCGCCCAGGGCCATTTCGTCGATATCGCCGCCGACGGCAAGGCCGGCTTGCACCTCGCGGCAACGGAGAACTTCGACGCGATCCTGCTCGACCTGATGCTGCCGGGCATCGATGGCATCGAGCTGATGCGCCGACTGCGCGAAGAGATCGGCCGCACCACGCCGATTTTGGTGATCTCGGCGCGCGACACGGTGGCCGAGCGCGTCGCGGGACTTGCCGCCGGCGCCGACGATTACCTGGTCAAACCTTTCGCGCTCGCCGAAGCCGAGGCGCGCGTGCTGGCGCTGGTGCGCCGCGCCCGCCAGACGGTGGCCAAGACGCGCATCCGTTGCGCCGATCTGGTCTATGACAGCGCCAGCCTGCGCGCCGCCTACCGGGGCCGTCCGCTCGATCTGGCGCCGATTCCCTTGCGCATCCTGGAAATGCTGATGCGCGCCAGTCCCCGTGTGGTGCGCCGTGGCGAACTCGAACGCGCGCTGTGGGGCAATGCGCCGACCCCCTCCGATGCGTTGCGCAGCCATCTCTATGCCCTGCGCAGCACGCTTGCGGCGGCCGGCGCGCCGGATGCGACGATCGAGACCGTGCGCGGTGTCGGTTGGCGACTGGCCGCCTCTCCCGCCGATGCCGCGACGGATTAG
- a CDS encoding sensor histidine kinase has translation MPRRISFRARLALSFAAFGAFVAVVLSLAIAYGAHDVARRLMDQTLGAEIEDYIARRARNPASLPPAAVGLRGFVAPVDQSDATQPPAVRALPPGRHEIVIDGIPYRVAVELRDGWRYVILFDETRQKRREARFVIWLVGGAIAVIVLVFLGAWWLAGRTLAPLSLLASEIAQADVDRPPRLPHATLPADELSALAEAFERYQTRLSRFIERERAFTADASHELRTPLAVIQGAAELLADDATLGPVQRERAGRIVRASQRLAELVDALLLLAREETAAGECDAALVARETFERLTPQCQKRSLKTRIKTPQTLLLPLAAPLFAILVGNLLRNACEHARSRVDLTVSETALTVSDDGPGMSEDELARAPERYWRGPESRGAGIGLALVARICEIAGFVLRLANAPEGGFIVEVKFSLSSRATVS, from the coding sequence ATGCCGCGACGGATTAGTTTCCGCGCGCGGCTGGCGCTCTCCTTCGCCGCCTTCGGCGCCTTTGTCGCGGTCGTGCTCTCGCTGGCGATCGCCTATGGCGCCCACGACGTCGCCCGTCGCCTGATGGATCAGACCCTGGGCGCCGAAATCGAGGACTACATCGCGCGGCGCGCCCGCAATCCCGCCTCCCTGCCGCCGGCGGCCGTCGGCCTGCGGGGCTTCGTCGCGCCCGTCGACCAGAGCGACGCAACACAGCCGCCCGCCGTGCGTGCCTTGCCACCGGGACGCCACGAGATCGTCATCGACGGCATCCCCTATCGTGTCGCCGTCGAGCTCCGTGACGGCTGGCGTTATGTGATCCTGTTCGATGAGACACGGCAGAAACGGCGCGAGGCGCGCTTTGTGATCTGGCTCGTCGGCGGCGCCATTGCCGTGATCGTGCTGGTGTTCCTCGGCGCCTGGTGGCTCGCTGGCCGCACGCTGGCGCCGCTCTCCCTGTTGGCGAGCGAGATCGCGCAGGCCGATGTCGATCGTCCACCGCGCCTTCCCCACGCGACGCTCCCCGCCGACGAGCTCTCTGCCTTGGCCGAAGCCTTCGAGCGCTACCAGACGCGTCTTTCCCGTTTCATCGAACGCGAACGGGCGTTCACCGCCGACGCGAGTCACGAGCTGCGCACGCCGCTCGCCGTGATCCAGGGCGCCGCCGAATTGCTCGCCGACGATGCAACGCTCGGCCCCGTGCAACGCGAACGCGCTGGGCGCATCGTGCGCGCCAGCCAGCGGCTTGCCGAGCTCGTCGACGCCTTGCTGTTGCTGGCCAGGGAAGAGACGGCCGCGGGCGAGTGCGATGCGGCGCTCGTCGCACGCGAAACGTTCGAACGGCTCACGCCGCAGTGCCAGAAACGTTCTCTCAAGACACGAATCAAAACGCCACAGACACTTTTGCTGCCGCTCGCGGCGCCGCTGTTTGCGATCCTGGTCGGCAACCTGCTCCGCAATGCCTGCGAACATGCCCGCAGCCGGGTCGACCTCACGGTGAGTGAAACGGCACTGACGGTCAGCGACGACGGCCCCGGCATGAGCGAGGATGAGCTTGCCCGCGCGCCAGAACGCTACTGGCGCGGCCCGGAAAGTCGCGGCGCAGGTATCGGTCTGGCGCTGGTGGCGCGCATTTGTGAGATCGCCGGATTCGTGCTGCGACTGGCCAATGCTCCAGAAGGGGGCTTTATCGTCGAAGTGAAATTTTCGTTGTCAAGCCGCGCAACGGTTTCTTGA
- the sulP gene encoding sulfate permease, which translates to MTTASLRLARILPFLRWWPQVTKQTLRDDLIAGLTGALIVLPQGVAFAIIAGLPPQYGLYAAMMPAVIGALFGSSWHLVSGPTTAISIAVFAALSHTAEPGSPQYIQLVLTLTFLVGVFQLILGLARLGALVNFISHTVVIGFTAGAAILIAASQVKNFFGIPIPRGTPFYEILHQLYLQFFAINPWVLSVSLITLATGILTKKYFKKIPYMIAAMIVGSLFAEALNLWQGQEVTGIRTVGALPAGLPPLSMPDFSLPALKATFGPALVITMLALTEAVSIARAIAVRSEQRIDGNQEFIGQGLSNIVGSFFSAYASSGSFNRSGVNYEAGAKTPLASVFASLSLVLILLAVAPLAAYLPTAAMAGILFLVAWGLIDFHHITHIWHTSKAESAILATTLVGTLVNLEAGIFLGVFLSLLMFLYRTSKPEMVPVVPAPEEGAYHFIRAKGRPECPQLRILRVTGSLYFGAASHVQSVLQQIDEDNPLQKSVLLTCSGLSYIDIAGAEVLAQEARRRRRLGGGLYFYRLNQTNMALLRQGGYVHQIGEGAFFPVMTNVTGALYWTLDPNVCRTCRTRIFKECNSGILPDGFRRQRLLLATDGSEFSHAPEEIAIQLAKSFGVTLDVMTMVESVADDEIARVRLAQAERKANLAGVACEPQVRYGKEPVAEVIHAARASDANILVIGRRPPRGDIKERLVGDIAQQILIQSPCHVLIANWRAQPISRRILVASDGSLISATAAEVATQIAKAMNLPVTVLTAASSDAERARAEEDLAEKIGLMKIEGVGAEPCIVAKPPAEAIIETAEAIGADLVVIGNDQRKGLARTLAGQTTDRVVGGLGCAVLVVKRPPEPEALIEAVKKQA; encoded by the coding sequence ATGACCACTGCCTCTTTGCGCCTTGCCCGCATCCTCCCTTTCCTCCGCTGGTGGCCGCAGGTCACGAAGCAGACGCTCCGCGACGATCTGATCGCCGGGCTCACCGGCGCGCTGATCGTGCTGCCGCAAGGCGTCGCCTTCGCGATCATCGCCGGCCTGCCGCCGCAATATGGCCTCTATGCCGCAATGATGCCCGCCGTCATCGGCGCACTGTTCGGCTCCTCGTGGCATCTCGTCTCGGGGCCGACCACCGCGATCTCGATCGCCGTGTTCGCTGCGCTCTCGCATACTGCCGAGCCCGGCTCGCCGCAATACATCCAGCTGGTGCTGACGCTGACTTTCCTCGTCGGCGTGTTCCAGCTGATCCTCGGTCTCGCGCGTCTGGGCGCATTGGTCAATTTCATCTCGCACACCGTGGTGATCGGCTTCACCGCCGGCGCGGCGATCCTGATCGCCGCGAGCCAAGTGAAGAACTTCTTCGGCATCCCGATCCCGCGCGGCACGCCGTTTTACGAAATCCTCCATCAGCTCTACCTGCAGTTCTTCGCCATCAACCCGTGGGTGCTCTCGGTGAGCCTCATCACCCTGGCGACCGGCATCCTGACCAAGAAATACTTCAAGAAGATTCCCTACATGATCGCGGCGATGATCGTCGGCTCGCTCTTCGCCGAGGCGCTCAACCTCTGGCAGGGGCAGGAAGTCACCGGCATCAGGACGGTCGGCGCACTGCCGGCGGGCCTGCCGCCGCTGTCGATGCCCGACTTCTCGCTCCCGGCGCTGAAGGCGACGTTCGGGCCGGCGTTGGTGATCACGATGCTGGCGCTCACCGAAGCGGTGTCGATCGCCCGCGCCATCGCCGTGCGCTCCGAGCAGCGCATCGACGGCAACCAGGAGTTCATCGGCCAGGGACTCTCCAACATCGTCGGCAGCTTTTTCTCGGCCTACGCTTCGTCCGGTTCCTTCAACCGTTCCGGCGTCAATTACGAGGCGGGCGCCAAGACCCCGCTTGCCTCGGTGTTCGCTTCCCTCTCGTTGGTGTTGATCCTGCTGGCCGTGGCGCCCCTGGCGGCCTATCTGCCCACCGCGGCGATGGCCGGCATCCTGTTCCTCGTCGCCTGGGGACTGATCGACTTCCATCACATCACACACATCTGGCATACCAGCAAGGCGGAGTCCGCGATTCTCGCCACGACGCTCGTCGGCACGCTGGTGAATCTCGAAGCCGGCATCTTCCTCGGCGTCTTCCTGTCGCTCCTGATGTTCCTCTACCGCACCTCGAAGCCGGAAATGGTGCCGGTCGTGCCGGCGCCCGAGGAAGGGGCCTATCACTTCATACGCGCCAAGGGGCGCCCCGAGTGCCCGCAATTGCGCATCCTGCGCGTCACCGGCTCGCTCTATTTCGGCGCGGCGAGCCACGTGCAGTCTGTGCTGCAACAGATCGACGAGGACAATCCGCTGCAAAAATCCGTGCTGCTCACCTGCTCCGGGCTGTCCTACATCGACATCGCCGGCGCGGAAGTGCTGGCGCAGGAAGCGCGCCGCCGCCGGCGGCTGGGCGGCGGTCTCTACTTTTACCGCCTCAACCAGACCAACATGGCGCTCCTGCGCCAGGGCGGCTATGTCCATCAAATCGGCGAAGGGGCTTTCTTCCCGGTGATGACCAATGTCACCGGCGCGCTCTACTGGACGCTCGACCCGAACGTTTGCCGCACCTGCCGGACGCGCATTTTCAAGGAATGCAACAGCGGCATCCTGCCCGACGGCTTCCGCCGCCAGCGCCTGCTGCTCGCCACCGACGGCAGCGAATTCAGCCATGCGCCGGAAGAGATCGCCATCCAGCTCGCCAAGAGCTTCGGTGTCACGCTCGACGTGATGACGATGGTCGAATCCGTCGCCGACGACGAGATCGCCCGTGTGCGTCTGGCGCAGGCCGAGCGCAAGGCCAATCTCGCCGGCGTGGCCTGCGAGCCCCAGGTGCGCTACGGCAAAGAGCCGGTGGCCGAAGTGATCCATGCCGCGCGGGCCTCTGACGCCAACATCCTCGTCATCGGCCGGCGGCCACCGCGCGGCGACATCAAGGAGCGCCTGGTCGGCGACATCGCCCAGCAGATCCTGATCCAGTCGCCCTGTCACGTGCTGATCGCCAACTGGCGCGCGCAGCCGATCAGCCGCCGCATCCTCGTCGCCAGCGACGGTTCATTGATTTCCGCCACCGCTGCCGAAGTCGCTACACAAATCGCCAAGGCCATGAACCTCCCGGTCACCGTGCTCACCGCCGCGAGCAGCGATGCCGAGCGCGCCCGCGCCGAGGAGGATCTCGCCGAGAAGATCGGCCTGATGAAGATCGAGGGGGTCGGTGCCGAGCCGTGCATCGTCGCCAAACCGCCCGCCGAGGCGATCATCGAAACGGCCGAGGCGATCGGCGCCGATCTCGTCGTGATCGGCAACGATCAGAGAAAGGGGCTGGCCCGCACGCTCGCCGGCCAGACCACCGATCGCGTCGTCGGCGGACTTGGCTGCGCGGTACTGGTCG